Proteins co-encoded in one Prunus persica cultivar Lovell chromosome G6, Prunus_persica_NCBIv2, whole genome shotgun sequence genomic window:
- the LOC18774296 gene encoding pentatricopeptide repeat-containing protein At5g55840, whose protein sequence is MLSSSTTRGKQFSLISHRISKFRAFHAFFQDIKTNLGDDDARNIAHKKSTQTSGTEMEKSIYAILTIDRWESLNHMDYRLASLRPVHGRLALKFLNWVIKQPGLELNHLTHILSVTTHILVRARMYDSAKSILGHLLQMGIAPKPVFGALMDTYSLCNSNPSVFDLLIRVYLREGMVDYAVETSYLMGFRGFRPSTCTCNMILAWLAKDQKAGSVWSFFKEMLANKICPDVATFNILISLLCVEGKLKKASYLLRKMEKSGYVPNIVSYNTLLNWYCKKGRYKTAFELIDHMGSKGIEADVCTYNMLIGDLCRNNRSAKGYLLLKKMRRKKLSPNEVTYNILINGFVMEGKLGVATRVFDEMSTFNLSPNFVTFNALIGGLCQNGKLEEAFRLLDMMEAMGLRPNEVSYGALLNGLCKHAKFDLARSLFERMRMNGIVISCTIYTAIMDGLCKNGLLDEAMQLFNMMVQDGVDPDIIAFSVLVNGLCRAGKMKHAREILCKIYKAGLAPNRIICSTLIYNSCKMGNIVEALKIYAVMNHNGHGADRFTCNILVASLCEAGKVEVAEDFMRHMGSMGLDPDSVTYDCIINGHGNMGNGLKSFSMFDEMIKSGHHPTPFTYGSILKGLCKGGNFGEARKFLKKLHGIPSVVDTVIYNTIIYETCKSGNLQEAVSLLDEMVENNVLPDDYTYGSLLAGLCRKGKMVAAILLFGKLMGKVTCSQSAIMYTCLVDGLFKTGQSKAALYLFEEMENKGLYLDTVACNVMIDGYSRMGKLMKANELFSTMRSSRLCPNLATYNILLHGYSKNRDLVKCSMLYNNMIRARLFPDKLTCHSLILGLCESGMLDVGHKMLNKMIMEGAIADHLTVNMLVSKYSETGKMVKAFELVSVLNLLRVSANIDTHVAILNGLFRSQDFQASRALLYEMLEKGFTPKDTHYFTLINGMCRVGDIQGAFELKDHIEALGVTTSDIAESALVRGLAKCGKIEEAMLVLDRMLRMKLIPTTATFTTLMHMFCKQANLAVALKLRGTMECCGVKLDVPVFNVLISGLCANGDVVVAFELYEEMKQRGLMPNTTTYTLLIGAVSSHNNLIKAEQLLGDLSERGLISGNLDGSAQMLHEGLMNAMGRLNSLRRIKGTNTKER, encoded by the exons ATGTTGTCCTCCTCAACGACTAGAGGTAAACAATTCTCTCTAATTTCCCACCgaatttcaaagttcagagCTTTTCATGCTTTCTTCCAAGACATCAAAACAAATCTTGGAGATGATGATGCCAGAAACATAGCTCACAAAAAAAGCACACAAACCTCTG GCACAGAAATGGAGAAGAGCATATATGCAATTCTCACCATAGACCGTTGGGAGTCTCTGAACCACATGGATTATAGGTTGGCTTCTCTTAGACCAGTACATGGAAGGCTGGCTTTGAAATTTCTCAATTGGGTCATTAAACAACCTGGTTTGGAACTCAACCACCTCACTCACATACTTTCTGTTACAACCCATATACTTGTTCGAGCTAGAATGTATGACTCTGCCAAATCAATTTTGGGGCATTTGTTGCAAATGGGAATTGCCCCAAAACCTGTTTTTGGTGCTCTGATGGATACTTACTCTCTTTGCAATTCAAACCCTTCAGTCTTTGACCTTCTAATTAGAGTTTATTTAAGGGAAGGAATGGTTGATTATGCTGTAGAGACTTCGTATTTAATGGGTTTTCGGGGATTTAGGCCGTCCACTTGTACTTGTAATATGATCCTAGCTTGGTTGGCAAAGGACCAGAAAGCTGGGTCAGTATGgtcttttttcaaagaaatgCTTGCCAATAAGATTTGCCCTGATGTCGCTACGTTTAATATATTGATTAGTCTTTTATGTGTTGAAGGGAAGCTTAAGAAAGCTAGTTATCTTCTGAGAAAGATGGAAAAGAGTGGCTATGTTCCAAATATAGTTAGTTATAACACTTTGCTCAATTGGTACTGCAAGAAAGGGAGGTATAAAACAGCCTTTGAGCTTATTGATCACATGGGTTCTAAGGGTATAGAAGCAGACGTATGTACATATAACATGCTAATTGGTGATTTATGTAGAAACAATAGGAGTGCAAAAGGTTATTTACTgttgaagaaaatgagaaggaAGAAGTTATCTCCTAATGAGGTTACCTACAATATTCTTATTAATGGGTTTGTGATGGAGGGGAAACTTGGTGTTGCTACCCGGGTTTTTGATGAGATGTCTACTTTTAATCTTTCACCGAATTTTGTTACTTTCAATGCTTTGATTGGTGGACTCTGCCAAAATGGTAAGCTTGAAGAAGCTTTCAGACTTTTGGACATGATGGAAGCTATGGGACTAAGACCTAATGAAGTCAGCTATGGGGCTCTTTTGAATGGGCTGTGTAAGCATGCCAAGTTTGATTTAGCAAGAAGTCTTTTTGAGAGAATGCGGATGAATGGGATTGTTATTAGTTGTACTATATATACAGCGATCATGGATGGGTTATGCAAAAATGGGTTGCTTGATGAAGCTATGCAGTTGTTTAATATGATGGTCCAGGATGGTGTGGATCCTGATATTATAGCATTTTCGGTGCTTGTAAATGGACTTTGCAGAGCTGGGAAGATGAAACATGCAAGGGAGATACTATGTAAGATTTATAAAGCTGGCCTTGCACCGAATAGAATAATATGTTCTACTTTAATCTACAACTCTTGCAAGATGGGCAACATAGTTGAAGCGTTAAAGATTTATGCTGTTATGAATCACAATGGCCATGGTGCTGACCGTTTCACATGTAACATATTGGTTGCTTCGCTTTGTGAAGCTGGAAAAGTAGAAGTGGCCGAAGATTTCATGCGTCATATGGGCAGTATGGGTCTTGATCCCGATTCCGTTACTTATGATTGTATAATAAATGGCCATGGAAACATGGGAAATGGATTAAAATCATTTTctatgtttgatgaaatgattAAGTCAGGTCATCATCCAACTCCATTCACATATGGAAGTATACTGAAAGGGCTATGCAAGGGTGGAAATTTTGGGGAAGCAAGGAAATTTTTGAAGAAACTCCACGGCATTCCATCTGTTGTTGATACTGTTATCTACAATACAATAATTTATGAGACATGTAAATCTGGAAATCTGCAAGAGGCTGTTTCCCTTCTTGATGAGATGGTTGAGAATAATGTTCTGCCTGATGATTATACGTATGGTAGCCTTCTTGCTGGGTTATGCCGGAAGGGAAAAATGGTTGCCGCCATCCTGTTGTTTGGGAAACTCATGGGAAAAGTGACTTGCTCACAAAGTGCAATAATGTATACCTGTCTAGTCGATGGCCTTTTCAAGACTGGCCAGTCTAAGGCTGCTTTGTATCTCTTTGAAGAGATGGAGAACAAAGGTCTATACTTGGATACTGTTGCTTGTAATGTCATGATAGATGGATACTCGAGGATGGGAAAACTAATGAAGGCAAATGAACTGTTTTCAACTATGAGGAGCAGCAGATTGTGCCCTAATTTGGCTACTTATAATATTCTCTTGCATGGATACTCGAAGAACCGGGACCTCGTGAAATGCTCTATGTTATACAATAACATGATCCGGGCCAGATTATTTCCCGACAAATTGACTTGCCACTCTCTTATTCTTGGATTATGCGAGTCCGGTATGTTGGATGTTGGCCACAAAATGTTGAATAAGATGATAATGGAAGGTGCTATAGCTGATCATCTAACAGTTAACATGCTTGTTAGCAAGTATTCTGAGACTGGTAAGATGGTGAAGGCCTTTGAGCTAGTTAGTGTCCTGAATCTGTTACGAGTTTCTGCTAATATAGACACCCACGTTGCTATCTTGAATGGACTATTCAGAAGCCAAGATTTCCAAGCATCCCGTGCCCTTCTTTATGAAATGTTGGAAAAAGGTTTCACTCCCAAGGATACACATTATTTCACCTTAATTAATGGTATGTGTAGAGTGGGAGATATACAAGGAGCATTCGAACTAAAAGATCATATAGAGGCTCTTGGTGTTACTACCAGTGACATTGCTGAGAGTGCTCTGGTTAGAGGGCTCGCGAAATGCGGGAAGATTGAAGAAGCAATGCTGGTTCTTGATCGCATGCTTCGAATGAAACTCATTCCAACAACTGCTACTTTTACTACTTTGATGCACATGTTCTGCAAACAAGCCAACCTTGCAGTGGCTCTAAAACTGAGGGGCACAATGGAATGCTGTGGTGTGAAGCTTGATGTCCCTGTGTTTAATGTTCTCATTTCAGGCCTTTGTGCTAATGGTGATGTTGTGGTTGCATTTGAGCTTTATGAGGAGATGAAACAAAGAGGTCTCATGCCCAACACGACAACTTACACTCTGCTCATTGGTGCTGTTTCCTCTCATAATAATCTTATTAAAGCTGAACAACTTTTGGGAGATTTATCTGAAAGGGGACTGATATCTGGAAATTTGGATGGAAGCGCCCAAATGCTACATGAGGGGTTGATGAATGCAATGGGAAGACTAAATTCTTTGAGGCGCATAAAAGGAACTAATACTAAAGAGAGGTAG